From a region of the Leptospira kmetyi serovar Malaysia str. Bejo-Iso9 genome:
- the proB gene encoding glutamate 5-kinase, translating into MNSSVLTRASLSDKIRSAEMIVIKIGSARLSGPESEVNDFLFQLVSDVRHLRDLGKKVILVSSGAIARGRLLLSELPSSISSGDSLSEKQALAAMGQNRLVNLYDSFFSKVNLSIAQILFGVLDLESKEGYKNLKNTFTQLLEWGILPVVNENDSVATEEVKFGDNDMLSALVSLIVGADLLVILTGVDGFLKEDKVVPFLDQISKEDLNLAGGPSGPGTGGMFTKLKSAGLLSESGVPTAILNGKKMHVIREFLDKNEVGTLVAPSGNRVFSEEDVKEIIRKNRNANGNGGNHI; encoded by the coding sequence ATGAATTCATCCGTTTTAACGCGCGCTTCCCTTTCCGATAAGATCCGTTCCGCGGAAATGATCGTAATCAAAATCGGTTCCGCCCGATTATCCGGTCCGGAATCGGAAGTGAACGATTTTCTGTTTCAATTGGTAAGCGACGTACGTCATCTCCGCGATCTCGGCAAGAAGGTGATTCTCGTTTCTTCGGGCGCGATCGCAAGAGGAAGACTTTTGTTAAGCGAACTCCCCTCTTCGATTTCTTCGGGAGATTCCCTTTCCGAAAAACAGGCGTTAGCCGCCATGGGTCAAAATAGACTCGTAAATCTTTACGACAGTTTTTTTTCCAAGGTGAACCTAAGCATCGCTCAGATTCTTTTCGGAGTTTTGGATCTCGAATCCAAAGAAGGTTATAAAAATCTAAAGAACACGTTCACTCAGCTTTTGGAATGGGGAATTCTTCCCGTCGTGAACGAAAACGATTCCGTCGCGACCGAGGAAGTGAAGTTCGGAGACAACGATATGCTTTCCGCTCTTGTAAGTTTGATCGTGGGCGCGGACCTTCTCGTCATTCTCACGGGGGTGGACGGTTTTTTAAAAGAGGACAAAGTCGTTCCTTTTTTGGATCAAATTTCCAAAGAGGATCTGAATCTTGCGGGCGGTCCGAGCGGCCCCGGAACCGGCGGAATGTTCACAAAACTCAAATCCGCGGGTTTGTTGTCCGAGTCGGGAGTTCCGACCGCGATCTTAAACGGCAAAAAAATGCACGTGATCCGGGAATTTTTGGATAAGAACGAAGTCGGAACATTAGTGGCTCCGTCGGGAAACCGCGTTTTTTCCGAAGAGGACGTAAAGGAAATCATCCGTAAAAATCGAAACGCGAACGGCAACGGGGGAAATCATATATGA
- a CDS encoding UDP-3-O-acyl-N-acetylglucosamine deacetylase — protein MQVLTDSQKISELKAGRFSNPIQFPKHFRDERFPFDLKSSYTITDPFQIRGTSTLENKPSEITVKPATGRYSRFSHSGKNYELDPSLCIKGNHNIQLGDVKIIEHPLAVMSAFGFYLDFELEQSSFPTFDFCDQPYLDGIQNNFHKIGEVSPITVAKPFAAVWEKGYCILEPDEHGTSLFLDHQVSYPGQTVGNQRIQTELTPEIFSYIASARTTAFRPGIEAEKFYQIGLAGGLKDYPFTLENVILLNEDKIYNPREKFEHEGKNYEFIAHELIDILAWIRFVEEEYKGRFFGKMTTFLFDHHKQIDIAQFVCDRKRFSEIGIRVL, from the coding sequence ATGCAGGTCCTTACAGATTCCCAAAAAATTTCAGAACTCAAAGCCGGTCGATTCTCCAATCCGATCCAATTCCCGAAACATTTTCGAGACGAACGATTCCCGTTCGATTTGAAAAGTTCGTATACGATCACTGATCCGTTTCAAATCCGGGGAACTTCCACCTTGGAAAATAAACCTTCCGAAATTACGGTAAAACCGGCGACGGGACGTTATTCGCGCTTTTCCCATTCGGGGAAGAATTACGAACTCGACCCGTCCCTATGTATCAAAGGAAATCACAATATTCAACTCGGAGACGTAAAGATCATCGAACATCCGTTGGCCGTGATGTCGGCTTTCGGTTTTTATTTGGATTTCGAATTGGAACAATCCAGTTTTCCCACGTTTGATTTTTGCGATCAGCCGTATCTGGACGGAATTCAAAACAACTTTCATAAAATCGGAGAAGTTTCCCCGATCACTGTGGCTAAACCTTTCGCGGCGGTTTGGGAAAAAGGATATTGTATTTTAGAACCGGACGAACACGGAACTTCCTTGTTCTTGGATCATCAAGTCAGTTATCCCGGACAAACGGTCGGAAACCAAAGAATTCAAACCGAACTTACGCCCGAGATTTTTTCATACATCGCGTCCGCGAGAACGACCGCGTTTCGACCCGGAATCGAAGCGGAGAAGTTTTATCAAATCGGACTCGCGGGCGGACTAAAGGATTATCCGTTCACTTTGGAAAACGTGATTTTGTTAAACGAAGACAAGATCTATAACCCGAGAGAGAAATTCGAACACGAAGGAAAGAACTACGAATTCATCGCGCACGAGCTGATCGATATTCTCGCGTGGATTCGTTTTGTGGAAGAGGAATACAAGGGAAGATTTTTCGGTAAGATGACCACGTTTCTTTTCGATCATCACAAACAGATCGACATCGCTCAATTCGTATGCGATCGAAAAAGATTCTCCGAGATCGGAATCCGAGTTCTCTGA
- the rplU gene encoding 50S ribosomal protein L21 — protein MYAIISVGNRQFKVTQDQEFLTEKTGKNAGESFDAKVLLFAESSNKVHIGQPELKTARVSLKVLEDVKGEKIHAYVYKRRKNYQKSWGHRQQLQKVKVVSLSAV, from the coding sequence ATGTACGCTATTATTTCAGTTGGAAACAGACAATTTAAGGTAACCCAGGATCAGGAATTCCTGACCGAAAAAACCGGCAAAAACGCGGGTGAATCCTTTGACGCAAAAGTTCTTCTTTTCGCGGAATCCAGCAATAAGGTTCATATTGGACAACCCGAGCTGAAAACCGCTCGTGTTTCCTTGAAAGTTCTCGAAGACGTAAAAGGGGAAAAGATCCACGCTTACGTTTACAAAAGAAGAAAGAACTATCAAAAATCTTGGGGCCACAGACAACAGCTCCAAAAAGTAAAAGTGGTTTCTCTTTCCGCAGTTTGA
- a CDS encoding dienelactone hydrolase family protein — protein sequence MKRMFLYFALFNLLTASSIWAKTASKTIVYQEGETTLEGYIAYPDLDSKKKVPGVLVVHDWMGLSENSKMRADKLAGLGYVALAVDIYGKGVRPKAMEEAAKLANSYKQDRKLMRARILAALETLKSQPEVDTNLIAAIGYCFGGTVALELARSGAPVQGTVSFHGGLATPNVEDAKNIKGKVLALHGADDPFVKKEEVETFQDEMRKAGVDWQFISYGGAVHSFTIKDAGNDNSKGAAYNAKADRRSWNELLSFFREVFPKSKE from the coding sequence ATGAAACGAATGTTCCTTTACTTTGCGTTATTCAATCTTTTAACCGCTTCTTCGATTTGGGCTAAAACCGCGTCCAAAACGATCGTTTATCAGGAAGGGGAAACCACTTTAGAAGGCTATATCGCCTATCCGGATCTGGATTCCAAAAAGAAAGTTCCCGGCGTCTTAGTCGTTCACGACTGGATGGGTCTCAGCGAAAACTCGAAAATGCGCGCGGACAAACTCGCCGGATTGGGTTACGTGGCTTTAGCCGTCGACATCTACGGAAAAGGCGTAAGACCGAAAGCTATGGAAGAAGCCGCTAAATTAGCGAATTCTTATAAACAAGATCGTAAACTGATGCGCGCCCGGATTTTAGCCGCGTTAGAAACCTTAAAGTCGCAACCCGAAGTCGATACGAATCTGATCGCGGCGATCGGTTATTGTTTCGGAGGAACGGTCGCTTTAGAACTTGCGAGAAGCGGCGCTCCCGTTCAAGGAACCGTTAGCTTTCACGGCGGCTTGGCTACGCCCAACGTCGAAGACGCAAAAAACATCAAAGGAAAAGTTTTAGCGCTTCACGGAGCGGACGATCCTTTCGTAAAGAAGGAAGAAGTAGAAACGTTTCAAGACGAAATGAGAAAGGCCGGAGTCGATTGGCAATTTATTTCCTACGGAGGAGCGGTTCATTCTTTTACGATCAAGGACGCGGGAAACGACAACTCCAAAGGAGCGGCTTACAACGCGAAAGCGGATAGACGCTCTTGGAACGAATTGTTATCCTTTTTTAGAGAAGTGTTCCCCAAATCAAAGGAGTAA
- the fabG gene encoding 3-oxoacyl-ACP reductase FabG, protein MFSEKTIVITGSARGIGKVSAKNFILKNATVIVSDLDSVQIEKTIEELRSLNRGKVLGKVCDVKDKNQVKELAEFAFKETGKIDVWVNNAGIIKDDLLLRMSEEKWDDVFDVNLKGAFLGTQAAAKYMMKKEYGRIINIGSVSGFYGNGGQSNYSSAKAGLMALTKSSARELASRNITVNCVASGFIDNDFAAGVPKEVRERVLDTIPLKISRNPEEAISSAIHFLASDEADWITGATLRVDGGMMIGF, encoded by the coding sequence ATGTTTTCGGAAAAAACGATCGTAATCACCGGTTCCGCAAGAGGAATCGGAAAGGTAAGCGCGAAAAATTTTATACTCAAAAATGCGACGGTAATCGTATCGGATTTGGATTCCGTTCAAATCGAAAAGACGATCGAAGAACTCAGATCGCTGAACCGGGGAAAGGTCCTCGGAAAAGTCTGCGACGTAAAGGATAAGAATCAGGTGAAAGAACTCGCCGAATTCGCGTTTAAGGAAACGGGAAAGATAGACGTCTGGGTAAACAACGCCGGGATCATCAAGGACGATCTTCTTTTGAGAATGAGCGAGGAAAAGTGGGACGACGTTTTCGACGTGAATCTAAAAGGCGCTTTTTTAGGAACGCAAGCGGCGGCCAAATATATGATGAAAAAAGAATATGGTAGAATCATAAACATCGGTTCCGTATCCGGCTTTTACGGAAACGGAGGACAGAGTAACTATTCTTCCGCGAAGGCGGGCCTTATGGCTCTTACAAAATCCTCCGCAAGAGAACTCGCGTCCAGAAACATCACCGTAAACTGCGTAGCTTCCGGTTTTATCGACAACGACTTCGCCGCCGGAGTTCCGAAAGAGGTTCGAGAACGGGTTTTGGATACGATTCCTTTAAAGATTTCCAGAAATCCGGAAGAAGCGATCTCTTCCGCGATTCACTTTCTTGCTTCGGACGAAGCGGACTGGATCACGGGCGCGACCCTTCGCGTCGACGGAGGAATGATGATCGGTTTTTAA
- a CDS encoding MarR family winged helix-turn-helix transcriptional regulator, with protein MRQEFAIHLLSRTRDRIQKFLSKEFEKEGIKDLVPAHGGVLYALGVSGEMTMSELAKVLDRTNSTVTALLDKMEELKYVKRIQSEEDERVFTAVLTAKGKTTREAVIRASNTTNQKLYKGLLPEEKETFIRLLERIHSNFEK; from the coding sequence ATGAGACAGGAATTTGCGATCCACCTTTTATCCAGGACCAGAGACCGAATCCAGAAATTCTTAAGCAAAGAATTCGAAAAGGAAGGAATCAAGGACTTAGTACCCGCGCACGGAGGAGTTTTGTACGCGTTAGGAGTTTCTGGAGAAATGACGATGAGCGAACTGGCAAAAGTATTGGATAGAACTAATTCGACGGTCACCGCGTTATTGGACAAGATGGAGGAATTGAAATACGTAAAGAGAATTCAATCCGAAGAAGATGAAAGAGTTTTTACTGCCGTTCTTACCGCAAAGGGAAAAACGACGCGCGAGGCGGTCATTCGAGCTTCGAATACCACCAATCAAAAACTTTATAAGGGACTTCTTCCCGAGGAAAAGGAAACCTTCATCCGGCTTTTGGAAAGAATTCATTCTAATTTTGAAAAATAG
- a CDS encoding adenylate/guanylate cyclase domain-containing protein — MKNKTSSLFTFGIFLFLSLFVSCSNSVSSKIAPRAEKGVLDLREWDFNSDGIVKLDGEWSFVWKQLTLSKPDPNATDTKSYNVFVPGNWNSYSEIPDLDSSNAYGYGTFTLRVLLNENQNPLAIRFQDVGTAGAVWVDGVKLIRSGVVGTDENTSRPQYLPRYAEFTTSGNEILIQVEVSNFHHFKGGIWETIRLGSKKSISDYREDRWTTEMFLFGSIAVMALYHFGLFSLRRKDKSSLYFGLFCFVIVIRLLMTGERFILQKFPEIQWELGSKVEYLSFYLAWPIFQKYMDTIFPEDMPKFVWKISVAVVGVFSLVILFFPTKIFALTLIPYQLFLLVYTLLFVFWLGRFIYRKRDGAIIACLGALALIATAINDILQSQTMVSTGYYLPLGLFTFIFAQSYMLSLKFSAAFVAIENLSADLKATNQSYSRFVPLEFLKFLGKKNITEIELGDQTQKEMTILFSDIRSFTELSEKMTPKDNFDFLNSYMGKMGPIIRKHRGFVDKYLGDGIMALFPDSPDDALEAALEMKLELDRHNQSRLERNYEPIRIGIGIHTGVLMLGTIGEVERMDGTVISDAVNLASRIEGLTKKYGVDILLSDDSYRKIKNRIKHSFKELGKVSVKGKENLVGVYQVE; from the coding sequence ATGAAAAATAAAACCTCTTCCCTTTTTACATTCGGAATCTTTTTATTTTTAAGTCTTTTCGTATCTTGTTCCAATTCCGTTTCTTCCAAAATCGCTCCTCGCGCCGAAAAAGGGGTTTTAGATCTAAGAGAATGGGATTTTAATTCGGACGGAATCGTGAAGTTGGACGGTGAATGGTCCTTTGTCTGGAAACAGCTGACTCTTTCGAAACCCGATCCGAACGCGACGGACACGAAATCATACAACGTCTTTGTTCCGGGCAATTGGAATTCTTATTCTGAAATTCCGGATCTGGATTCTTCGAACGCGTACGGTTACGGGACTTTTACTCTAAGAGTTTTGTTAAACGAAAATCAAAACCCTCTTGCGATCCGGTTTCAGGACGTGGGTACCGCGGGCGCCGTTTGGGTCGACGGAGTTAAATTAATCCGAAGCGGGGTCGTGGGAACGGACGAGAACACATCAAGGCCGCAGTATCTTCCGCGTTATGCGGAATTCACGACTTCCGGCAATGAAATTCTGATCCAAGTCGAAGTATCCAACTTTCATCATTTTAAAGGAGGCATTTGGGAAACGATTCGTCTTGGAAGTAAAAAAAGCATATCCGATTATAGAGAGGATCGATGGACGACCGAAATGTTCCTGTTCGGAAGCATCGCGGTAATGGCTCTTTATCATTTCGGTTTATTTTCTTTGAGAAGAAAGGACAAGTCGAGTTTATACTTCGGACTTTTTTGTTTTGTGATCGTTATCCGTTTGTTGATGACCGGCGAACGTTTTATCCTTCAAAAATTTCCCGAGATTCAATGGGAGCTGGGAAGCAAGGTAGAATATCTTTCCTTTTATCTGGCTTGGCCGATCTTTCAGAAATACATGGATACGATCTTTCCGGAAGATATGCCTAAGTTCGTTTGGAAGATCAGCGTTGCCGTGGTGGGCGTTTTTTCACTCGTGATTCTTTTCTTTCCGACGAAGATATTCGCGCTCACTCTCATTCCTTATCAACTTTTTCTTTTGGTTTATACTCTGCTCTTTGTCTTTTGGCTCGGAAGATTCATCTATCGCAAAAGAGACGGGGCCATCATCGCATGTTTAGGTGCGCTCGCGTTGATCGCAACCGCAATCAACGATATCCTCCAGAGTCAGACGATGGTAAGCACGGGATATTATCTTCCTCTCGGCTTGTTCACGTTTATCTTCGCGCAGTCGTATATGCTTTCTTTGAAATTTTCGGCGGCTTTTGTCGCGATTGAAAATCTATCGGCGGACTTAAAGGCCACGAACCAATCTTATAGTCGTTTTGTTCCTTTGGAATTCTTGAAGTTTTTAGGAAAAAAGAATATTACGGAAATTGAATTGGGGGATCAGACTCAGAAGGAAATGACGATTCTTTTTTCGGATATACGTTCTTTTACCGAACTTTCCGAGAAGATGACTCCGAAGGATAATTTCGATTTTTTGAATTCGTATATGGGAAAGATGGGACCCATCATTCGCAAACACAGAGGTTTCGTGGATAAATATCTCGGGGACGGGATCATGGCGCTGTTTCCGGATTCTCCCGATGACGCGCTCGAGGCCGCCCTTGAAATGAAACTGGAATTGGATCGTCACAATCAGAGCCGATTGGAAAGAAATTATGAACCGATTCGAATCGGGATCGGAATTCACACCGGGGTTTTGATGCTGGGTACGATCGGAGAAGTGGAAAGAATGGACGGAACCGTGATCTCGGACGCGGTCAATCTCGCTTCCCGAATCGAAGGACTCACCAAAAAATACGGAGTGGACATTCTTCTTTCGGACGATAGTTACCGCAAAATTAAAAATCGGATCAAACATTCCTTCAAAGAGCTGGGCAAGGTTTCCGTAAAAGGAAAGGAGAACTTGGTCGGAGTGTATCAGGTGGAATAG
- a CDS encoding ribosomal-processing cysteine protease Prp, producing the protein MIRIRITRLGEFYSSLESEGHSPASLGKKGENLLCSAVSVLVQTLYLHLYQSGKAKPAEIRDGYLRFEVLEQDALIQNSFDLILSGLKNLKDQYPKEIELIGVPENGT; encoded by the coding sequence TTGATCCGAATTCGGATTACTCGTTTAGGAGAATTTTATTCTTCCTTGGAAAGCGAGGGACATTCTCCCGCTTCTCTTGGAAAAAAAGGCGAGAATCTTCTCTGCTCTGCCGTCTCGGTTTTGGTTCAGACTCTTTATCTGCACCTCTACCAATCCGGCAAAGCGAAACCGGCTGAAATCCGCGACGGATATCTTCGGTTCGAAGTTCTCGAGCAAGACGCATTGATACAAAATAGCTTTGATTTGATTCTTTCGGGATTAAAAAATCTCAAAGATCAATATCCGAAAGAAATTGAACTGATAGGAGTACCAGAAAATGGCACATAA
- the rpmA gene encoding 50S ribosomal protein L27, translating into MAHKKGGGSSKNGRDSNSQRLGVKRFGGESVLAGNILVRQRGTKFRPGNNVGLGKDHTLFALVTGKVKFEMVSKLKMQVSVYPE; encoded by the coding sequence ATGGCACATAAGAAAGGTGGTGGATCCTCTAAGAACGGCCGGGATTCAAATTCCCAGAGACTCGGAGTAAAACGTTTCGGAGGAGAATCCGTTCTCGCCGGAAACATTCTCGTTCGCCAAAGAGGAACTAAATTCCGTCCTGGTAACAACGTCGGTCTCGGAAAAGACCACACTCTCTTCGCTCTCGTTACGGGAAAAGTGAAGTTTGAGATGGTTTCCAAATTGAAAATGCAGGTTTCCGTTTACCCGGAATAA
- a CDS encoding alpha-glucosidase, whose protein sequence is MTAKKQTSKKKSSSSIDKWWQKTTIYQIYPRSFADSNEDGIGDIPGIISKLDYLKDLGFETIWVSPLYKSPQMDHGYDVSDYYSISPEYGTIKDAEKLIKEVHKRGMKIVFDMVMNHTSDEHDWFQQSRSSRENPKRDWYIWRDGKGKNKPPNNWSSFVTPKAWNYDAHTDQWYLASFLDFQPDLNYYNPEVKKAMFDVLRFWLKKGVDGFRLDIFHAIYKDRHFRDNPFRFKYIVSENDHDGYFQSRVYTVNHPNNFEFAKELRSVLEEFDGDRFSVGEVAGDDHIIKRYLGEKRDGLNLIFLFETLLLKFKMTFFKGIIKKMEEVYPYPYIPTYVFGNHDQRRYMRKINNNLEKGKLVALFQFTARGVPVTYYGEEIGMTNETIKLTEAQDPLARIYRWLGDTLSEFLGLADIIIRDRARSPMQWDDSPNAGFTTKKGKPWIRVHGNYKERNVAVESEDRDSLLNTYKSVIHLRNESAALKEGTLRLIEDGVPKDMLVYLRESGNDRKLIVLNFGKKPRFFTNPTDCRSYFYSTALFDHNEFDQFKVPPCSGVILGNEYIPKKAKKK, encoded by the coding sequence ATGACCGCTAAAAAACAAACTTCCAAAAAGAAATCATCCAGTTCTATCGACAAGTGGTGGCAAAAGACCACGATTTATCAGATATATCCTCGTTCTTTTGCGGACAGCAACGAGGACGGGATCGGCGATATTCCGGGAATCATTTCCAAGTTGGATTATCTGAAGGACCTAGGGTTTGAAACGATCTGGGTTTCTCCTTTGTATAAAAGTCCTCAGATGGATCACGGGTACGACGTTAGCGACTATTACTCCATTTCTCCCGAATACGGAACGATTAAGGATGCAGAAAAGCTAATAAAGGAAGTTCACAAACGGGGAATGAAAATCGTCTTCGATATGGTGATGAATCACACTTCGGACGAACACGATTGGTTTCAACAATCCCGCTCCAGCCGGGAAAATCCCAAACGGGATTGGTATATCTGGAGGGACGGTAAAGGGAAGAATAAGCCTCCCAATAACTGGAGTTCTTTCGTTACTCCCAAGGCGTGGAACTACGACGCGCATACGGATCAGTGGTATCTCGCGAGTTTTTTGGACTTTCAACCCGATCTGAATTATTATAACCCGGAAGTCAAGAAGGCGATGTTCGACGTTCTACGCTTTTGGCTTAAGAAGGGCGTGGACGGTTTTCGTCTGGATATCTTTCACGCGATTTATAAGGACAGACATTTTAGGGACAATCCGTTTCGGTTTAAATACATCGTTTCCGAAAACGATCACGACGGTTATTTTCAGAGTAGGGTTTATACGGTTAATCATCCGAATAACTTCGAGTTTGCGAAAGAACTTAGATCCGTTCTCGAAGAGTTCGACGGAGACCGTTTTTCCGTGGGAGAAGTCGCGGGCGACGATCATATCATCAAACGTTACTTAGGCGAGAAACGGGACGGCCTCAATCTTATCTTCTTGTTCGAAACCCTTCTTCTTAAATTCAAGATGACCTTTTTCAAAGGAATCATCAAGAAGATGGAAGAGGTTTATCCTTATCCTTATATTCCCACTTACGTTTTCGGAAACCACGATCAAAGACGTTACATGCGTAAGATCAACAATAACTTGGAAAAGGGAAAACTTGTGGCTCTTTTTCAGTTCACCGCGCGCGGGGTTCCGGTCACGTATTACGGAGAAGAGATCGGAATGACGAACGAAACGATCAAACTGACCGAAGCTCAGGATCCTTTGGCGAGAATTTATCGTTGGTTAGGCGATACTCTTTCCGAATTCTTAGGTCTTGCGGACATCATCATTCGGGATCGTGCGAGATCGCCTATGCAATGGGACGATTCGCCAAACGCGGGTTTTACGACTAAAAAAGGAAAACCTTGGATCCGCGTTCACGGTAACTATAAGGAACGAAACGTCGCCGTGGAATCGGAAGATCGGGATTCTCTTTTAAACACGTATAAAAGCGTGATTCATTTGAGAAACGAAAGCGCCGCGTTGAAAGAGGGAACTCTTCGTTTGATCGAGGACGGCGTTCCTAAGGATATGCTCGTCTATTTACGGGAATCCGGTAACGATCGCAAATTGATCGTTCTCAATTTCGGGAAAAAGCCCCGATTCTTTACCAATCCTACGGATTGCAGAAGTTATTTTTATTCCACAGCGTTATTCGATCACAACGAGTTTGATCAATTTAAGGTTCCTCCTTGCTCCGGAGTTATATTAGGAAACGAGTATATTCCAAAAAAAGCAAAGAAGAAATAA
- the obgE gene encoding GTPase ObgE: MESFVDEVAIEVFAGHGGAGSVHFRREKYVEFGGPDGGDGGIGGNVIIRPNLSMYTLDKYLSKRKFKAEAGFPGVGDNCSGKKGEDLILFVPLGTQIYDEETGDLLFDFVSDSQEFVVVRGGRGGKGNTHFKSSTNQTPRFAQPGEEGEYKFLRLSLKLLADVGIVGLPNAGKSTLISKITDAHPKIAGYAFTTLSPNLGVVKRRGDIFRFTIADIPGIIEGASMGIGLGLSFLRHIERVKGILYLFDASSLDIEEDLKMLRNELATYNPELLNRPYLIVLNKIDVWDDPEFTKDVIEKVSHLGKVIAISADKETNLEELLVNMDETFFKEEIEKVLNPVKEPKSASNAENDSSDTLDAFSRNSEDQK; the protein is encoded by the coding sequence ATGGAATCCTTTGTAGACGAAGTCGCCATCGAAGTTTTCGCCGGTCACGGCGGGGCCGGGTCGGTTCATTTCCGAAGGGAAAAATACGTCGAGTTCGGCGGCCCCGACGGAGGGGACGGAGGAATCGGCGGCAACGTAATCATTCGCCCCAACCTTTCCATGTATACCTTGGACAAATATCTTTCCAAAAGAAAGTTCAAGGCAGAAGCGGGTTTTCCCGGAGTCGGCGATAATTGCTCCGGTAAAAAAGGAGAGGATCTGATTTTATTCGTTCCTCTCGGAACCCAAATCTACGACGAGGAAACGGGAGATCTTCTTTTTGATTTTGTCAGCGATTCTCAGGAATTCGTAGTCGTTCGAGGCGGACGCGGCGGCAAAGGAAACACCCATTTTAAATCTTCCACAAATCAAACTCCCCGTTTCGCGCAACCCGGCGAAGAGGGAGAATATAAATTCTTACGTCTTTCCTTAAAACTTTTAGCGGACGTCGGAATCGTGGGTCTTCCGAACGCGGGCAAGTCCACTTTGATTTCTAAAATCACGGACGCGCATCCGAAAATCGCGGGGTATGCGTTCACCACTCTTTCTCCGAACCTCGGCGTTGTTAAGCGAAGAGGAGATATTTTCCGTTTTACGATCGCGGATATTCCGGGCATTATCGAAGGCGCGAGTATGGGAATCGGTCTCGGTCTTTCTTTCCTTCGTCATATCGAAAGGGTAAAGGGAATTCTTTATCTATTCGACGCTTCTTCTTTGGATATCGAAGAGGATTTGAAGATGCTCCGAAACGAACTCGCGACCTACAATCCCGAACTTTTAAACCGACCTTATCTGATCGTTTTGAATAAGATCGACGTTTGGGACGATCCCGAATTCACGAAGGACGTGATCGAAAAGGTTTCCCATCTCGGTAAGGTCATCGCGATCTCAGCCGATAAGGAAACGAACTTGGAAGAACTTTTAGTCAACATGGACGAAACCTTTTTCAAAGAAGAAATCGAAAAGGTTTTGAATCCGGTCAAGGAACCCAAGTCCGCTTCGAATGCGGAGAACGATTCCTCGGACACGTTAGACGCGTTTTCCCGAAATTCCGAGGATCAAAAATGA